The following are encoded in a window of Haloarcula hispanica ATCC 33960 genomic DNA:
- the rdfA gene encoding rod-determining factor RdfA, which translates to MTADDSQSGGGTNKVDAVIRKYDLVGMGAELEDRWVGADGEEESTRDLADYFNQSVLESAIEGSDAPTLSGDIQQVYQSLREDDADAPLIRSRLEQSGVDIESVMDDFVSHQTVYRYLKNDRGAARPERTPAERKENAIDSIQRLRGRTTAVTRQTIESLEKNDAISAGDFNVINEVQVLCEDCGHSYDIVAFLEQGGCDCQSA; encoded by the coding sequence ATGACCGCAGACGACTCACAGTCCGGAGGGGGAACGAACAAGGTGGATGCCGTAATTCGAAAATACGATCTTGTCGGGATGGGTGCAGAACTCGAAGATCGGTGGGTCGGCGCCGACGGGGAGGAAGAAAGTACCCGAGACCTCGCGGACTACTTCAATCAGTCGGTGCTCGAGTCCGCCATCGAGGGGAGCGACGCACCGACATTGAGTGGCGACATCCAGCAGGTCTATCAATCACTTCGCGAAGATGACGCGGACGCCCCGCTCATACGCTCCCGTCTCGAACAGAGCGGGGTCGATATCGAATCGGTGATGGACGACTTTGTCTCCCACCAGACGGTGTATCGCTATCTCAAGAACGACCGTGGGGCGGCCCGACCCGAGCGGACGCCTGCAGAACGGAAAGAAAACGCCATCGACTCAATACAGCGGCTTCGGGGCCGAACCACCGCTGTAACGAGGCAGACTATCGAGAGCCTCGAAAAGAACGACGCCATCTCGGCAGGCGATTTCAACGTCATCAACGAGGTGCAGGTGCTGTGTGAGGACTGCGGCCATAGCTACGATATTGTGGCGTTTCTGGAACAGGGTGGCTGCGACTGTCAATCCGCGTGA
- a CDS encoding DUF7576 family protein — MTHLTKRCDTNYKPIISDIMNAQNTQEYRSQQSADIANADRARSAAPESVESQSIRVVISSIETRHCDHCGASIDDNVRYRNVTTRDSAGNVSEYAFCGVDCKTARFPRLG, encoded by the coding sequence ATGACCCATCTCACGAAGCGCTGCGACACCAACTACAAACCCATAATCAGCGACATCATGAACGCACAAAACACGCAGGAGTACCGTAGCCAACAATCAGCAGACATCGCAAACGCGGACCGAGCGCGGAGTGCAGCCCCCGAAAGCGTTGAGAGCCAATCTATCAGGGTCGTAATTAGCTCGATTGAAACGCGACACTGCGATCACTGCGGCGCATCAATTGACGACAACGTCCGGTATCGTAATGTCACGACCAGAGATAGTGCTGGCAACGTCTCGGAATACGCGTTCTGCGGTGTCGACTGTAAGACCGCTCGGTTCCCGAGGCTCGGCTGA
- the lpdA gene encoding dihydrolipoyl dehydrogenase, with protein sequence MVVGDVTTSTDVLVIGAGPGGYVAAIRAAQLGLDVTLVEKGAYGGACLNRGCIPSKALLNGSDLASEAGQAEELGIYADPTVALDEMMSWKDGIVDQLTSGIEQLCTAAGVNLLKGTAEFAAENKIRIVHQGEGQGSESLKFDHCIIATGSRPIEIPGFDFDDEPIVSSAGALNFETVPAELVIVGAGYIGMELATVYSRLGSDVSVIETLEQALPGYQEDVASIVRQRAARLGVDFHFGYTADSWAESDGEAVLTAVPADEAAHDSDIELTADKILVAVGRRPVTDTLGIEAAGVETDAQGFIPTDSRCRTNKEHIFAVGDVAGEPMLAHKGSKEGEVAAEVIAGEPAAVDYRALPAAVFTDPEIGTVGLTEHEAANEGITPVTGEFQFQASGRALTANRTEGFVRIVAAKETERVIGAQIVGPEASELIAEIAAMIEMGAKLQDIGSTVHTHPTLSEAVMEAAQNARGKAIHRQN encoded by the coding sequence ATGGTCGTCGGAGATGTCACTACCTCGACTGACGTACTGGTTATTGGCGCGGGCCCCGGCGGATACGTCGCCGCAATCCGCGCTGCACAGCTTGGTCTCGATGTCACTCTCGTCGAAAAAGGGGCGTACGGGGGAGCCTGTCTCAACCGTGGCTGTATCCCCTCTAAAGCGCTGCTAAACGGTTCAGACCTGGCATCGGAGGCGGGCCAGGCGGAGGAACTGGGGATTTACGCGGACCCAACAGTTGCGCTCGACGAGATGATGAGCTGGAAAGACGGCATCGTCGACCAACTAACGAGCGGTATCGAGCAGCTGTGTACGGCAGCCGGCGTGAATCTGCTGAAAGGGACTGCCGAATTTGCTGCTGAGAACAAGATCAGAATCGTCCATCAGGGAGAGGGGCAGGGCTCTGAATCGCTGAAATTCGACCACTGCATCATCGCAACGGGGTCCCGGCCGATCGAAATTCCGGGATTCGACTTCGATGACGAGCCCATCGTCTCCTCTGCTGGCGCTCTGAACTTCGAAACGGTACCCGCCGAACTCGTCATCGTCGGAGCCGGATACATCGGCATGGAGCTAGCGACAGTCTACAGCCGACTCGGGAGCGACGTCTCGGTAATTGAGACCCTTGAGCAGGCACTTCCCGGCTATCAGGAAGACGTTGCCTCGATAGTCCGACAGCGAGCAGCACGTCTCGGCGTCGACTTCCACTTCGGGTACACGGCGGACAGTTGGGCAGAGTCGGACGGTGAGGCCGTCCTGACTGCTGTCCCCGCCGACGAGGCGGCGCACGATAGCGATATCGAACTCACTGCTGACAAAATACTTGTTGCCGTGGGTAGACGCCCGGTGACTGACACGCTCGGTATCGAAGCTGCCGGCGTCGAAACCGATGCTCAGGGGTTCATTCCAACGGATAGCAGATGCCGGACGAACAAGGAGCACATTTTCGCGGTCGGCGACGTTGCGGGTGAGCCGATGCTGGCACACAAGGGCTCGAAAGAAGGGGAAGTCGCAGCGGAAGTAATCGCTGGCGAGCCCGCCGCAGTCGATTATCGGGCACTCCCGGCTGCGGTGTTCACCGATCCGGAAATCGGAACCGTCGGGCTGACGGAGCACGAAGCTGCGAACGAGGGTATTACTCCAGTTACAGGTGAGTTCCAGTTCCAGGCGTCTGGACGGGCACTAACAGCGAACCGGACAGAGGGCTTTGTCCGAATTGTCGCCGCAAAAGAAACCGAACGTGTGATCGGTGCACAGATCGTCGGTCCGGAGGCATCCGAGTTGATTGCAGAAATCGCAGCCATGATCGAGATGGGTGCAAAGCTTCAGGACATCGGCTCCACCGTCCATACCCATCCAACATTAAGTGAAGCGGTAATGGAAGCCGCACAGAATGCGAGAGGGAAAGCAATACACAGACAAAACTGA
- a CDS encoding dihydrolipoamide acetyltransferase family protein has protein sequence MVREFELPDVGEGVAEGELLRWRVAPGDAVSEDQPVAEVETDKAVVDVPSPVDGVVEELRAAEGETVPVGDVIIVFRVEGEDEPDGTETPADDATADSGHQTDDEAPTQPAEETQSEPAVTQHVQVAASPSVRRLARELGVDISSIADSSPGRITESDVRAYANTDSHSSTQAQSNQRTAAAKQQKQQATSTQSVSPVQARKTADRETTVAVPKTRHVAAEEGVDLDNIPTDERKDGEPFVTLEAVREYAEAQQQAQKKDQEAVAERAAADEPARPESRTPYNGIRQTIGAAMTESKYTAPHVTHQDEVDVTALVDARSTLRQEAEEHDIRLTYMPFVMKACAAALQENPQVNISLDEANEEIVEKEYYNIGVATATDAGLLVPVVEDVDAKGLLEVASETNEKTQRARERSLSPEEMRGGTFTISNIGGIGGEYGTPIINQPESAILALGEIKKKPRVVEADGEETIEPRHVMTLSLSFDHRVLDGADAARFTNSIQKYLRNPNLLLLE, from the coding sequence ATGGTCCGTGAATTCGAACTCCCTGATGTCGGTGAAGGCGTCGCCGAGGGCGAACTGCTTCGCTGGCGGGTTGCGCCGGGCGACGCAGTTTCGGAAGACCAGCCAGTAGCGGAAGTCGAGACCGACAAAGCCGTCGTCGACGTCCCGTCCCCCGTCGACGGTGTTGTCGAAGAACTCCGTGCCGCGGAAGGTGAGACAGTCCCAGTCGGTGACGTGATTATCGTCTTCCGGGTCGAAGGGGAAGACGAACCGGACGGAACTGAAACGCCTGCAGACGACGCCACTGCGGACAGCGGGCACCAAACCGACGACGAAGCACCAACACAGCCAGCCGAAGAGACGCAGTCAGAACCAGCGGTGACACAGCACGTCCAAGTCGCCGCTTCGCCGTCTGTGCGGCGTCTCGCCCGTGAACTGGGCGTCGATATCTCCAGCATTGCGGACTCGTCTCCGGGGCGTATAACGGAGTCGGATGTCCGCGCGTACGCGAACACGGACTCTCACTCCTCGACGCAGGCGCAGTCAAACCAGCGGACCGCCGCCGCGAAGCAACAAAAACAGCAAGCAACTTCGACGCAGTCTGTCAGCCCAGTTCAGGCGAGAAAAACGGCAGACCGGGAGACGACGGTGGCCGTCCCGAAAACCAGACACGTCGCAGCGGAGGAAGGGGTCGATCTCGACAATATCCCAACTGATGAACGAAAGGACGGAGAACCCTTTGTCACGCTCGAAGCGGTCCGAGAGTACGCAGAGGCCCAACAGCAGGCACAGAAAAAGGATCAAGAAGCGGTAGCCGAGAGGGCAGCGGCTGACGAGCCGGCGCGCCCGGAGTCTCGGACGCCGTACAACGGGATCAGGCAGACGATCGGAGCCGCGATGACGGAGTCGAAATATACGGCCCCGCACGTCACTCATCAGGACGAGGTCGACGTGACTGCGCTGGTCGACGCTCGTTCGACCCTCAGACAGGAGGCCGAGGAGCACGATATACGACTGACGTACATGCCGTTCGTGATGAAAGCGTGTGCCGCGGCCCTGCAAGAGAACCCACAGGTAAACATCTCCCTCGACGAAGCAAACGAAGAAATCGTCGAAAAGGAGTATTACAACATCGGTGTCGCAACGGCGACTGATGCCGGGTTGCTGGTTCCCGTTGTCGAGGATGTTGATGCGAAAGGCCTGCTCGAAGTCGCATCGGAAACTAACGAAAAAACCCAGAGAGCGAGAGAACGGAGTCTGTCGCCGGAGGAGATGCGTGGCGGGACGTTCACTATCTCGAACATCGGCGGGATCGGCGGAGAGTACGGAACACCGATCATCAATCAGCCGGAAAGCGCAATCCTGGCACTGGGAGAGATCAAAAAGAAGCCACGGGTTGTCGAAGCCGATGGTGAAGAGACGATAGAACCCCGTCATGTGATGACACTATCGCTGTCGTTCGACCACCGAGTACTCGACGGCGCAGACGCCGCACGGTTCACGAACTCCATACAGAAGTACCTGCGAAATCCAAACCTGCTACTACTAGAATAA
- a CDS encoding alpha-ketoacid dehydrogenase subunit beta yields the protein MSSTASTQTGQNAQRLTLVEAIQDGLYTEMSQDDSVVVLGEDVGKNGGVFRATDQLYEEFGEDRVIDTPLAEAGIIGASIGLAQTGMKPVPEMQFMGFMYPAFDQIVSHAARLRSRSQGQYSVPMVIRAPYGGGIRAPEHHSESKEAFFVHEPGLKVVSPSTPYDAKGLLAASIHDPDPVIFLEPKLIYRAFREDVPTKPYEVSLSEAAVRREGSDISVYTWGAMTRPALIAAENLSQSHGIEVEVIDLRTLSPLDVATITDSFKKTGRAAIVHEAPKTGGLGAEIATTIQEEALVHQEAPIKRIAGFDAPMPLHSLEDYYLPQAVRIQDGIRETVDF from the coding sequence ATGAGTTCGACAGCCAGTACGCAGACGGGGCAAAACGCACAGCGTCTCACCCTCGTGGAGGCGATACAGGACGGACTGTACACGGAAATGTCGCAAGACGACAGCGTCGTCGTTCTGGGCGAAGACGTCGGGAAGAACGGCGGTGTTTTCAGAGCAACCGACCAGCTATACGAGGAGTTCGGCGAAGACCGCGTCATCGACACGCCACTGGCAGAAGCCGGAATCATCGGGGCTTCGATTGGACTCGCCCAGACCGGCATGAAGCCTGTTCCCGAGATGCAGTTCATGGGCTTCATGTACCCCGCGTTCGACCAGATCGTCAGTCACGCTGCGCGCCTCCGGAGCCGTAGCCAGGGGCAGTACTCGGTGCCGATGGTGATACGGGCCCCATACGGCGGTGGGATTCGCGCCCCAGAACACCACTCCGAGTCAAAGGAAGCGTTCTTCGTGCACGAGCCCGGCCTCAAGGTCGTCTCACCGAGCACACCCTACGATGCGAAGGGGCTCCTGGCGGCGTCCATCCACGACCCGGACCCAGTCATCTTCCTGGAGCCGAAGTTGATCTACCGCGCCTTCCGTGAAGATGTCCCGACGAAACCGTATGAAGTGTCGCTGAGTGAGGCTGCTGTCCGGCGGGAGGGAAGCGATATTTCAGTCTATACGTGGGGAGCAATGACCCGGCCCGCCCTGATCGCCGCGGAGAACCTCAGCCAGTCACATGGCATCGAGGTCGAGGTCATCGACCTGCGGACCCTGTCACCCCTCGATGTAGCGACGATTACGGACTCGTTCAAAAAGACCGGCAGAGCCGCGATTGTACACGAAGCACCGAAGACCGGCGGACTGGGGGCGGAAATCGCAACGACGATTCAGGAAGAAGCGCTCGTTCATCAGGAAGCGCCAATCAAACGAATCGCCGGCTTCGATGCCCCCATGCCGCTCCATTCGCTGGAGGATTACTATCTGCCACAGGCGGTCCGTATCCAGGACGGCATCCGCGAAACAGTCGATTTCTAA
- the pdhA gene encoding pyruvate dehydrogenase (acetyl-transferring) E1 component subunit alpha, with the protein MNMKNEAGSKDVPAAVREDSDLVQVLDAEGNVLPQASVPDISDRQLLELYETIKFARHFDQRAISFQRQGRLATYAPMTGQEGSQVATSLALAEQDWLFPTYREHAAKYAHGMDLASLFEPLRGYREGYAIPDDVNVMPEYIPIATQVPQAMGMAWGHKLQGKTDTAVLCHLGDGATSEGDFHEGLNFAGVFDVPAVFVCNNNQWAISVPRERQTASETIAEKAQAYGIDGVRVDGLDPLAVYKVASAALEKARNPGPGELRPTLIESVQYRFGAHTTADDPSVYRDESEEEAWRDRDPVDRIETYLYNEGILDSDLESEIQDSIEQEVSEAIETAEQTETSPDNIVEHVYEDVPARLEEQRDELNRLREKYDDGAFSEVLE; encoded by the coding sequence ATGAACATGAAAAACGAAGCAGGAAGCAAGGACGTGCCAGCGGCCGTCAGAGAAGACTCGGATCTAGTCCAGGTACTGGATGCTGAAGGAAATGTCTTACCACAGGCGTCTGTTCCGGACATTTCAGACAGGCAGTTACTTGAGTTGTATGAGACAATCAAGTTCGCTCGTCACTTCGACCAGCGGGCGATCAGCTTCCAGCGACAGGGGCGGCTAGCGACATACGCACCAATGACGGGACAAGAAGGGTCACAGGTCGCCACGAGCCTGGCACTTGCCGAGCAGGACTGGTTGTTCCCGACCTACAGGGAGCACGCGGCGAAGTACGCCCACGGGATGGACCTTGCATCCCTTTTCGAGCCACTGAGAGGCTATCGAGAGGGATACGCGATCCCCGACGACGTCAACGTGATGCCGGAGTATATTCCGATTGCGACCCAGGTTCCACAGGCCATGGGAATGGCGTGGGGACACAAGCTACAGGGAAAGACCGATACGGCCGTCCTGTGTCACCTCGGTGACGGTGCGACCTCCGAAGGCGACTTCCACGAAGGACTGAACTTCGCTGGGGTGTTCGACGTCCCCGCTGTGTTCGTCTGTAACAACAATCAGTGGGCGATTTCGGTCCCCCGCGAGCGACAGACCGCGAGCGAAACCATCGCTGAAAAGGCACAGGCATACGGTATCGACGGCGTTCGAGTCGACGGGCTGGACCCGCTGGCGGTCTACAAAGTCGCCAGTGCGGCACTGGAGAAAGCCCGGAATCCGGGTCCCGGAGAGCTACGCCCAACGCTTATCGAGTCCGTCCAGTATCGCTTCGGTGCGCATACCACTGCGGACGACCCGTCCGTTTACAGAGACGAATCGGAAGAAGAGGCCTGGCGCGACCGCGACCCCGTGGACCGCATTGAAACGTACCTGTACAACGAGGGCATCCTCGATTCCGACCTTGAGAGTGAGATCCAGGACAGTATCGAACAAGAAGTCAGCGAGGCGATAGAAACGGCGGAGCAGACAGAGACGAGTCCGGACAACATCGTCGAGCATGTGTACGAGGACGTTCCAGCGCGGCTCGAAGAACAGCGGGACGAACTGAACCGGCTGCGCGAGAAGTATGACGACGGCGCGTTCTCGGAGGTGCTGGAATGA
- a CDS encoding ABC transporter ATP-binding protein, with product MSLLSVQQLDAGYGDLQILTDVDMEVGQGEYITIVGPNGAGKSTVMKSVFGLTTYMGGEIVFNDRDIAGEQPEDIISYGLSFVPQSNNVFEPLTVTENLKMGAYTLDQFPEERLQAVYDRFPILETRSEQKAGTLSGGQQQMLAMGRALMLDPDLLLLDEPSAGLAPDLVDEMFDRIDEINDAGTAVLLVEQNAKEALRRCDRGYVLVQGQNRHEDSGEALLNDQQVREDFLGG from the coding sequence ATGAGTTTGCTGTCAGTACAGCAACTGGACGCCGGCTACGGTGACCTGCAGATCCTCACAGACGTCGATATGGAAGTCGGACAGGGTGAGTACATCACCATCGTCGGCCCGAACGGCGCAGGTAAGTCCACTGTGATGAAGTCAGTGTTCGGACTGACGACGTACATGGGGGGCGAGATCGTATTCAATGATAGGGACATCGCTGGCGAACAGCCGGAAGATATCATCTCGTATGGGTTGAGTTTCGTCCCCCAGAGCAACAACGTGTTCGAGCCGCTGACGGTCACGGAGAACCTCAAGATGGGTGCATACACGCTGGACCAGTTTCCCGAAGAGCGGCTACAGGCGGTTTACGACCGGTTCCCGATACTGGAAACGCGGTCAGAACAGAAGGCGGGTACACTTTCAGGCGGCCAACAGCAGATGCTTGCGATGGGCCGTGCGCTCATGCTCGACCCTGATCTGCTACTCCTTGACGAGCCCAGTGCAGGCCTCGCACCGGACCTCGTCGACGAGATGTTTGACCGCATCGACGAGATCAACGACGCCGGAACCGCCGTCCTCCTCGTCGAGCAAAACGCCAAAGAGGCATTGCGGCGGTGCGACCGCGGCTACGTCCTTGTGCAGGGACAGAATCGACACGAAGACAGTGGTGAGGCACTTCTCAACGACCAGCAGGTGCGCGAGGACTTCCTCGGCGGGTAG
- a CDS encoding ABC transporter ATP-binding protein, giving the protein MSKNAHSARSDQTQKGQQEQILKVENLRKTFGGITAVADVSFHVEKGSITGLIGPNGAGKSTTFDLITGVQRPDGGEVEFNDTEITGYRSDQVANQGLVRTFQIARELSEMTVLENLLLAPQNQAGEAVWRAVLPRARTKVVEQEKELREQAWEMLELFEIEHVAHESAGNLSGGQRKLLEMARVLMTDPEMVLLDEPLAGVNPTLEEKLIDRLHTLKERGYTFLFVEHDMDVIMNNCDTVIVMHQGSVLTEGQPDAVKNNEKVLDAYLGEEVKI; this is encoded by the coding sequence ATGAGTAAGAACGCACACTCAGCACGGAGCGACCAGACCCAAAAGGGACAGCAAGAGCAGATACTCAAAGTGGAGAACCTACGAAAGACGTTTGGCGGTATTACCGCTGTCGCCGACGTCTCTTTCCACGTCGAAAAGGGGTCGATCACCGGCCTGATTGGCCCGAATGGGGCTGGCAAGTCGACGACGTTCGACCTGATTACCGGTGTGCAACGGCCGGACGGGGGCGAAGTCGAGTTCAACGACACGGAGATAACGGGGTACCGGTCGGATCAGGTCGCAAACCAGGGCCTCGTCCGGACCTTTCAGATCGCACGGGAGCTATCGGAGATGACTGTGCTGGAAAACCTGCTGCTGGCACCACAGAACCAGGCCGGCGAAGCAGTCTGGCGAGCGGTCCTCCCGCGAGCCAGAACGAAGGTCGTCGAACAGGAAAAAGAGCTCCGGGAACAGGCCTGGGAGATGCTCGAACTGTTCGAGATCGAGCACGTCGCGCACGAATCCGCCGGCAATCTCTCAGGGGGCCAACGAAAGCTTCTGGAGATGGCGCGCGTGCTCATGACCGACCCCGAGATGGTGCTGCTGGACGAACCGCTTGCGGGAGTCAATCCGACACTCGAGGAGAAACTCATCGACCGGTTGCACACGCTCAAAGAGCGTGGCTACACTTTCCTCTTCGTCGAACACGACATGGACGTTATCATGAACAACTGCGATACGGTCATCGTTATGCACCAGGGGAGCGTTCTCACCGAGGGGCAACCGGACGCGGTGAAAAACAATGAGAAAGTGCTTGACGCCTACCTCGGAGAAGAGGTGAAAATATGA
- a CDS encoding branched-chain amino acid ABC transporter permease has protein sequence MSTGSIQARAEGWLGNNDVRLLVALALAIGGLYALFSVVLGFQLNGTVNTLRRVAFLSAIYAMLALALNLQWGYAGLFNLGAAGFMAIGVYTMGILTAPVTASPPGFGLPLPVAIVAAILVTGVVGGLAALPAIRLRADYLAIVTVAFSEIVRLTLRAPEFANTRIAGVAFGTGGATGLSLPPNPIRILFYTDPAATAPAPNALGAAMFSAVEPLGIEQTLVIGWAYVVVLCLCLGLLYWLMIRIGKSPFGRVLKSIREDQQVTQALGKDTRLFKIKTFALGCALMGLIAILWRLSGGYASPRMFKPIQTFYIFIALFIGGTGSPTGSIVGGALFASLLFEGPSFVRRVVAEYLQLSNAPDTLVGALAELGTLDITPLLAYSVQDVSISALRLMLLGIVLVYLMQRHPDGLLGHRKAIASSVDLSQQATREDDNE, from the coding sequence ATGAGTACGGGTTCCATTCAGGCGCGGGCTGAGGGCTGGCTTGGCAACAATGACGTGCGCCTGCTTGTCGCGCTTGCTCTCGCGATCGGGGGACTGTACGCGCTTTTCAGTGTCGTCCTCGGGTTCCAGCTGAACGGTACCGTCAACACGCTCCGTCGTGTCGCGTTCCTCTCAGCTATCTATGCCATGTTAGCGCTCGCACTGAACCTCCAGTGGGGGTACGCGGGCCTGTTCAATCTCGGTGCGGCCGGGTTCATGGCGATCGGTGTGTACACGATGGGGATACTGACCGCCCCAGTGACGGCCAGTCCGCCCGGCTTCGGGCTGCCGCTCCCGGTCGCCATTGTGGCTGCTATCCTCGTGACTGGGGTCGTCGGCGGCCTCGCAGCGTTGCCGGCGATCCGGCTTCGTGCCGACTATCTTGCCATCGTAACCGTCGCGTTCTCGGAGATCGTTCGCCTCACACTCCGTGCCCCGGAGTTCGCGAACACTCGCATTGCCGGCGTCGCATTCGGGACTGGCGGTGCGACGGGCCTGTCCCTGCCACCGAATCCGATCCGGATTCTCTTTTACACAGACCCGGCCGCAACAGCCCCAGCGCCCAATGCGCTGGGTGCGGCGATGTTCAGCGCCGTGGAACCACTGGGAATCGAGCAGACGCTGGTCATCGGCTGGGCGTACGTGGTCGTGCTGTGTCTCTGTCTCGGCCTCCTGTACTGGCTGATGATCCGTATCGGGAAGTCACCCTTCGGCCGGGTCCTCAAGAGCATCCGCGAGGACCAGCAGGTCACGCAGGCACTGGGGAAAGACACGCGCCTGTTCAAAATAAAGACCTTCGCGCTTGGCTGTGCGCTCATGGGCCTGATTGCCATCCTTTGGCGGCTCTCCGGAGGCTATGCATCGCCACGGATGTTCAAGCCGATACAGACGTTCTATATTTTCATTGCCCTGTTTATCGGTGGGACTGGCTCACCGACGGGAAGTATCGTTGGCGGTGCCCTGTTCGCGAGTCTGCTCTTCGAGGGACCCTCGTTCGTCCGCCGGGTCGTGGCAGAGTACCTCCAGCTCAGCAACGCCCCCGACACGCTTGTCGGTGCGCTTGCCGAGCTGGGGACCCTTGATATCACGCCCCTGCTGGCCTATTCCGTGCAGGACGTGAGCATCTCCGCGCTCCGGCTCATGCTGTTAGGTATCGTCCTGGTGTATCTCATGCAACGGCATCCGGACGGGCTGCTTGGCCATCGAAAAGCAATCGCATCGAGCGTTGACCTCTCACAACAGGCGACTCGCGAGGACGACAATGAGTAA
- a CDS encoding branched-chain amino acid ABC transporter permease, whose amino-acid sequence MAARDYYSRGQNLLYNRPVLVIFAVIGVFLVFDILRQLGTGTIVVTDLMSYLWNGLVLGMSLGLAGVGLSMTYSILNFANFAHGDLITSGAFAGWATAFLIAGLGEFSVEALVLIGGPIAVGSNELGINVVNTPLALLAGLLVAAALTAALSLLLDRIVFKPMRSADGVTLMIASVGVALFLRNFLTFSFLTDSRGLTGGNIPQFTIAGVTFGGHQITLVVVAALLMLGTHILLQYTKIGTAMRAMAANKDLAKVTGIPTERVVKLTWIIGGGLTGCAGFLIALQQGTLTVTMGWDLLLLVFAAVILGGVGSIYGAMVGGVILGIASRLALVWIPASFLLVAAFVIMIVMLLVRPSGLFSGRTTA is encoded by the coding sequence ATGGCGGCACGAGACTACTACAGCCGTGGACAGAATCTACTATACAACCGCCCAGTACTCGTTATATTCGCCGTTATCGGCGTGTTTCTCGTATTCGACATCCTTCGACAGTTAGGCACTGGAACAATCGTCGTCACAGACCTCATGAGTTATCTCTGGAACGGACTGGTGCTTGGGATGTCGCTTGGACTGGCCGGTGTCGGCCTCTCGATGACGTACAGTATCCTCAATTTCGCGAACTTTGCCCACGGTGACTTGATTACGAGCGGTGCGTTCGCCGGATGGGCGACGGCGTTTCTGATTGCGGGCCTGGGGGAATTCTCTGTCGAAGCGCTCGTCCTCATCGGCGGCCCGATCGCAGTCGGTTCGAATGAGCTTGGAATAAACGTCGTCAATACCCCACTGGCGCTTCTGGCTGGATTGCTCGTCGCCGCGGCCCTCACAGCCGCCCTCTCGCTTTTGCTGGATCGAATCGTATTCAAACCGATGCGCAGTGCCGATGGCGTGACGCTGATGATCGCCAGTGTCGGTGTCGCACTGTTCCTTCGTAATTTCCTCACCTTTTCGTTCCTGACTGACAGTCGCGGGCTGACAGGCGGCAATATCCCCCAATTTACCATCGCGGGCGTCACGTTCGGTGGGCACCAGATTACGCTGGTCGTCGTTGCCGCACTCCTGATGCTCGGCACTCACATTCTGCTCCAGTACACCAAGATCGGCACGGCCATGCGTGCGATGGCTGCGAACAAAGACCTCGCAAAAGTCACGGGCATCCCAACGGAACGCGTCGTCAAGCTCACATGGATTATCGGCGGCGGGCTTACTGGGTGTGCAGGCTTTCTTATCGCGTTACAGCAGGGAACGCTCACAGTTACAATGGGGTGGGACCTGCTGTTACTGGTGTTCGCAGCGGTCATTCTCGGCGGTGTCGGATCGATCTACGGCGCAATGGTCGGTGGGGTCATCCTCGGCATCGCGAGTCGACTCGCGCTCGTCTGGATTCCAGCCAGCTTCCTCTTGGTTGCGGCATTCGTCATTATGATCGTCATGCTGCTCGTGCGCCCGTCGGGTCTGTTCAGTGGGAGGACGACGGCATGA